From Cellulosimicrobium cellulans, the proteins below share one genomic window:
- a CDS encoding phytoene/squalene synthase family protein, with protein MGDESDPARLYDLTAARTSRVVLASYSTSFGLGARLLDAPTRDGIDAVYGLVRIADEVVDTRRGDGAADLLDELEAEVARALDRGWSTNLVVHSFARTARRCGIGHAELDPFFASMRTDLTVRVHDRESYERYVYGSAEVVGLMCLAVFLNARRRPGDPLRVAEPVLVRGARALGAAFQKINFLRDLRTDHDELGRAYLPGVVPGRLRRRDVEAFCHEVEEDLAAARAALPGLPVRPRIAVAATVAVYERLLARLAATPPEDILRTRVRVPDTVKVALAARAAGGQLLGQMASGRSSRPRKVLA; from the coding sequence GTGGGCGACGAGAGCGACCCGGCACGGCTGTACGACCTGACCGCCGCGCGCACGAGCCGGGTCGTGCTCGCGTCCTACTCGACCTCGTTCGGGCTGGGCGCGCGACTGCTCGACGCACCGACGCGCGACGGGATCGACGCCGTCTACGGCCTCGTCCGCATCGCCGACGAGGTCGTGGACACGCGCCGCGGCGACGGCGCGGCGGACCTCCTCGACGAGCTGGAGGCCGAGGTGGCGCGCGCGCTCGACCGCGGGTGGTCAACCAACCTCGTGGTGCACTCGTTCGCGCGGACCGCCCGCCGGTGCGGCATCGGCCACGCCGAGCTCGACCCGTTCTTCGCGTCGATGCGCACGGACCTCACGGTGCGCGTGCACGACCGCGAGAGCTACGAGCGGTACGTGTACGGCTCGGCGGAGGTCGTCGGCCTCATGTGCCTCGCGGTCTTCCTCAACGCGCGCCGTCGTCCCGGCGATCCGCTGCGGGTCGCGGAGCCGGTCCTCGTCCGCGGGGCGCGGGCGCTCGGCGCCGCGTTCCAGAAGATCAATTTCCTGCGCGACCTGCGCACCGACCACGACGAGCTCGGGCGCGCCTACCTGCCCGGCGTCGTCCCGGGGCGGCTGCGTCGTCGCGACGTCGAGGCGTTCTGCCACGAGGTCGAGGAGGACCTCGCCGCGGCGCGCGCGGCGCTCCCAGGGCTCCCGGTGCGGCCACGGATCGCCGTCGCGGCGACGGTCGCGGTCTACGAGCGCCTCCTCGCCCGCCTCGCGGCGACGCCTCCGGAGGACATCCTGCGGACGCGCGTGCGCGTCCCCGACACGGTCAAGGTCGCGCTCGCAGCCCGTGCCGCGGGTGGCCAGCTCCTCGGCCAGATGGCCTCCGGCCGGTCCTCCCGCCCGCGCAAGGTGCTCGCGTGA
- the crtI gene encoding phytoene desaturase family protein — protein sequence MRPPRVVVVGGGISGLATAALLARGGATVTLLERHEVLGGRAGTLEVDGFRFDTGPSWYFMPEVFEHFFALLGARVEDHLDLVPLDPAYRVFFERDDPGGAPSTFELSASPGVNRARFDAIEPGAGDRVAAYAAEASEAYGLALDHFLYTTFERPDRALSPEVLRRLPRLAGLLRASLADRASRVVQDPRLRQLLGYHAVFLGSSPYRAPALYSLMSHLDLVDGVQYPRGGMHTLIEAVARLARAEGAELRTGADVSGIEVVPGARRRGRVTGVRLASGEVVAADVVVSAADRHHTETALLDPAWADLPAASWEDKGPGISALLVLAGVRGALPQLAHHSLFFTRDWPANFEAVLGTDRRSDPAGLRVPDPASLYVSRTSATDGPSSGAPAAPPGHENLFLLVPFPADPTLGADAPSRRTLDALADRYLAQVGRWAGVADLPGRVVTRRVLGPAHFATELSAWRGGALGMEHTLRQSALWRPRTASRRVDGLYHAGGGTIPGVGLPMCLISAELVTKRLLGETSPRPLPTPLRAGYLAASRRPERVRPSGARPVEVRR from the coding sequence GTGAGGCCACCGCGCGTCGTCGTCGTCGGTGGCGGGATCTCGGGGCTGGCCACCGCCGCGCTGCTCGCGCGCGGGGGCGCGACCGTCACGCTGCTGGAGCGCCACGAGGTCCTGGGCGGCCGTGCGGGCACGCTCGAGGTGGACGGGTTCCGCTTCGACACCGGGCCGTCCTGGTACTTCATGCCGGAGGTGTTCGAGCACTTCTTCGCCCTCCTCGGCGCGCGCGTCGAGGACCACCTCGACCTCGTCCCGCTCGACCCGGCGTACCGCGTGTTCTTCGAGCGCGACGACCCGGGCGGTGCGCCGTCCACGTTCGAGCTCTCGGCGAGCCCGGGTGTGAACCGTGCCCGGTTCGACGCGATCGAGCCTGGGGCCGGCGACCGCGTGGCCGCCTACGCGGCCGAGGCGAGCGAGGCGTACGGGCTCGCGCTCGACCACTTCCTCTACACCACGTTCGAGCGGCCCGACCGCGCGCTCTCCCCGGAGGTGCTGCGTCGGCTCCCACGCCTCGCCGGGCTGCTGCGCGCGTCGCTCGCGGACCGCGCGTCGCGGGTCGTGCAGGACCCACGGCTGCGGCAGCTCCTCGGCTACCACGCCGTCTTCCTGGGCTCCTCGCCCTACCGCGCGCCCGCGCTGTACTCCCTCATGAGCCACCTCGACCTCGTCGACGGCGTGCAGTACCCGCGCGGCGGCATGCACACGCTGATCGAGGCCGTGGCCCGCCTCGCCCGCGCGGAGGGCGCGGAGCTCCGGACGGGTGCCGACGTCTCCGGGATCGAGGTGGTCCCCGGTGCCCGACGGCGCGGGCGCGTCACGGGCGTCCGCCTCGCCTCGGGGGAGGTGGTCGCGGCGGACGTCGTCGTCTCGGCCGCGGACCGGCACCACACCGAGACCGCCCTCCTGGACCCTGCGTGGGCCGACCTGCCCGCCGCGTCGTGGGAGGACAAGGGCCCGGGGATCTCGGCACTGCTCGTGCTCGCGGGGGTGCGGGGCGCGCTGCCCCAGCTCGCGCACCACTCCCTCTTCTTCACGCGCGACTGGCCCGCGAACTTCGAGGCGGTGCTCGGCACCGACCGGCGCAGCGACCCGGCGGGGCTGCGCGTCCCGGACCCCGCGTCGCTCTACGTGTCGCGCACGTCCGCGACCGACGGGCCGTCGTCGGGCGCGCCCGCGGCCCCGCCCGGGCACGAGAACCTCTTCCTGCTCGTCCCGTTCCCCGCCGACCCGACCCTCGGCGCCGACGCTCCGTCCCGCCGCACGCTCGACGCCCTCGCGGACCGCTACCTGGCCCAGGTGGGCCGGTGGGCGGGCGTCGCGGACCTCCCGGGCCGGGTCGTGACCCGGCGCGTGCTCGGGCCCGCCCACTTCGCGACCGAGCTCTCGGCGTGGCGCGGGGGCGCCCTCGGCATGGAGCACACGCTCCGGCAGTCCGCCCTGTGGCGGCCCCGGACCGCCTCCCGCCGCGTCGACGGGCTCTACCACGCGGGAGGTGGCACGATCCCGGGCGTGGGACTCCCGATGTGCCTCATCAGCGCCGAGCTCGTCACGAAGCGCCTGCTCGGCGAGACGTCGCCGCGCCCGCTGCCCACCCCGCTGCGCGCGGGCTACCTCGCGGCGAGCCGCCGGCCCGAGCGGGTCCGGCCGTCGGGTGCGCGGCCCGTCGAGGTCCGGCGGTGA
- a CDS encoding lycopene cyclase domain-containing protein, translating to MTGLAYLGALAVSLGGLAVLDRRFRLAFWSDWRRAALTVGLGVVGFLLWDVAGLALGIFARGESPWMTGLLLAPDLPVEEAVFLTLLCYVALLVWRWFDRVVRLRHGGDA from the coding sequence GTGACCGGCCTCGCGTACCTCGGGGCGCTCGCGGTCTCCCTCGGGGGCCTCGCGGTGCTCGACCGGCGCTTCCGCCTCGCGTTCTGGTCGGACTGGCGCCGTGCCGCGCTCACCGTGGGTCTGGGCGTCGTCGGGTTCCTCCTCTGGGACGTCGCGGGGCTCGCGCTGGGCATCTTCGCGCGCGGCGAGAGTCCCTGGATGACGGGCCTCCTCCTCGCGCCCGACCTCCCGGTCGAGGAGGCGGTCTTCCTCACCCTGCTCTGCTACGTCGCGCTGCTCGTGTGGCGCTGGTTCGACCGCGTGGTCCGGCTCCGCCACGGCGGCGACGCATGA
- a CDS encoding lycopene cyclase domain-containing protein — MTNLVLNVLVLAALVAVSWRVLRRLGASAVVRTAVVLCVLTLVFDTLMIAADLYVYAPDKILGVYLWGAPLEDFAYPLAAALGVPVLWTVLGDRRRPASTPDAPGTDRRDEGVR, encoded by the coding sequence ATGACGAACCTCGTGCTCAACGTCCTCGTCCTCGCCGCGCTCGTCGCGGTCTCGTGGCGCGTGCTGCGGCGCCTGGGCGCGAGCGCGGTCGTGCGGACCGCCGTCGTGCTGTGCGTGCTGACGCTCGTGTTCGACACCCTGATGATCGCCGCGGACCTCTACGTCTACGCCCCGGACAAGATCCTCGGCGTGTACCTCTGGGGCGCACCGCTCGAGGACTTCGCCTACCCGCTGGCGGCGGCGCTCGGGGTGCCCGTGCTCTGGACCGTGCTCGGCGACCGGCGCCGTCCCGCGAGCACGCCCGACGCACCAGGTACCGACCGCCGCGACGAGGGGGTGCGGTGA
- a CDS encoding prenyltransferase — MREVLAASRPFSWINTAYPFAAGYLVATGGRADLALVVGTLYFLVPYNLLMYGVNDVFDYASDLRNPRKGGIEGALADPATARATHRRILRACVATNVPFLVALLLLGDPLAGLVLALVVLGVVAYSAPVLRFKERPFLDSFTSAMHFAGPLLYALVLVDADLSARSVWPVLVGFVLWGMASHAFGAVQDVRADREGGIASVATAVGAHATVLGAAAAYVAAAAVLAVLPWPGVLAALLPLPYAANVLRFRDVRDDDCERANAGWRTFLWLNLVTGFLVTMLLLATALA, encoded by the coding sequence GTGAGGGAGGTCCTCGCGGCGTCGAGGCCGTTCTCGTGGATCAACACCGCCTACCCGTTCGCCGCCGGATACCTCGTCGCGACCGGGGGCCGGGCCGACCTCGCGCTCGTCGTCGGGACGCTGTACTTCCTCGTGCCCTACAACCTGCTCATGTATGGCGTGAACGACGTCTTCGACTACGCGAGCGACCTGCGCAACCCGCGCAAGGGCGGGATCGAGGGGGCGCTCGCGGACCCCGCGACCGCGCGTGCGACCCATCGGCGCATCCTGCGTGCGTGCGTGGCGACCAACGTGCCGTTCCTCGTCGCGCTGCTGCTGCTCGGCGACCCGCTCGCCGGGCTGGTCCTCGCGCTCGTGGTGCTCGGCGTCGTGGCGTACTCCGCGCCGGTGCTCCGGTTCAAGGAGCGCCCGTTCCTCGACTCGTTCACGTCGGCGATGCACTTCGCCGGGCCGCTGCTGTACGCGCTCGTCCTCGTCGACGCAGACCTGTCGGCGCGCTCGGTGTGGCCCGTGCTCGTCGGCTTCGTCCTGTGGGGCATGGCCTCGCACGCGTTCGGCGCCGTGCAGGACGTGCGGGCGGACCGGGAGGGCGGCATCGCGTCCGTCGCGACGGCGGTCGGCGCGCACGCGACGGTGCTCGGCGCCGCCGCGGCGTACGTCGCCGCCGCGGCAGTCCTCGCCGTCCTGCCCTGGCCCGGCGTCCTCGCCGCGCTCCTGCCGCTCCCGTACGCCGCCAACGTGCTGCGGTTCCGCGACGTGCGCGACGACGACTGCGAGCGCGCGAACGCCGGGTGGCGCACGTTCCTGTGGCTCAACCTCGTGACGGGCTTCCTCGTGACGATGCTGCTCCTCGCGACCGCGCTCGCCTGA
- a CDS encoding M15 family metallopeptidase produces MGRHTASRASLPATLASAARRGAHGAARVAPRRRRTLGTGAAVAAVALTASTAAAAFADGGAPSADVPADSSSAVPTTSTAAGTAPVTLGAVAADPATVDAASDALVRAQFLTGEGAAGLTPEQIAQIEDARTRLSTAVTAASPTDGSSAFAGLPALADSGLGGTADDTAADTADDEVADDDAAVDTEGDALLTASDTLEASVPHLAERGSDRASRSSARTSLEDLAALPTLEPTVPDLATASDESSDEAGTAAAPDAATSADTSTESPEEDAAAADSATASPDLTTGTATDATTDAAETPAPAGSTEEIAALTAELATLLDAAGSGVTVQVVPGPPSAAEIAAQLDQWAASTAGFGNGQIPASALCELSFAPGEQLRCDAAHQIEALNQKFVEAFGVNLSVTDSYRSYASQVAVKASRGYFAAPPGMSNHGWALALDLGGGIQGYGTAQYEWMRANAPAYGWDNPEWARAGGSKNEPWHWEYGDLS; encoded by the coding sequence ATGGGCCGCCACACCGCGAGCCGAGCCTCGCTCCCCGCGACCCTCGCCTCCGCCGCGCGCCGCGGCGCGCACGGCGCTGCACGCGTCGCGCCCCGCCGTCGCCGCACCCTCGGGACCGGCGCCGCCGTCGCGGCCGTCGCGCTCACCGCGAGCACCGCCGCGGCAGCCTTCGCCGACGGCGGTGCGCCGTCGGCGGATGTGCCCGCCGACTCCTCGTCCGCCGTACCGACCACGTCGACCGCTGCCGGCACGGCGCCGGTGACCCTGGGTGCGGTCGCGGCCGACCCCGCCACCGTCGACGCGGCGAGCGACGCCCTCGTGCGGGCACAGTTCCTCACCGGGGAGGGCGCCGCCGGGCTGACTCCCGAGCAGATCGCCCAGATCGAGGACGCGCGCACCCGGCTCAGCACGGCCGTCACCGCGGCCTCCCCGACCGACGGCTCGTCGGCGTTCGCCGGCCTGCCCGCGCTCGCCGACTCCGGGCTGGGCGGGACCGCGGACGACACGGCAGCCGACACCGCCGACGACGAGGTCGCCGACGACGACGCCGCGGTCGACACCGAGGGCGACGCGCTGCTGACCGCGTCCGACACCCTCGAAGCGAGCGTGCCTCACCTCGCCGAGCGCGGCTCCGACCGCGCGAGCCGGTCCTCGGCCCGCACGTCCCTCGAGGACCTCGCCGCCCTCCCGACGCTCGAGCCGACCGTGCCGGACCTGGCCACGGCGTCGGACGAGTCCTCGGACGAGGCGGGGACGGCGGCGGCACCCGACGCCGCGACGAGCGCTGACACCTCGACCGAGTCCCCCGAGGAGGACGCCGCGGCTGCCGACTCGGCGACCGCGTCGCCCGACCTCACCACCGGGACGGCGACGGACGCCACCACCGACGCCGCCGAGACGCCGGCGCCCGCGGGGTCCACCGAGGAGATCGCCGCGCTGACGGCCGAGCTCGCCACGCTGCTCGACGCGGCCGGCTCGGGCGTGACCGTCCAGGTCGTGCCCGGTCCGCCGTCGGCCGCGGAGATCGCGGCTCAGCTCGACCAGTGGGCCGCCTCCACGGCCGGCTTCGGCAACGGGCAGATCCCCGCGAGCGCGCTGTGCGAGCTGTCGTTCGCGCCGGGCGAGCAGCTCCGCTGCGACGCCGCGCACCAGATCGAGGCGCTCAACCAGAAGTTCGTCGAGGCGTTCGGCGTGAACCTCTCCGTGACGGACTCCTACCGCTCCTACGCCTCGCAGGTCGCCGTCAAGGCGTCGCGCGGCTACTTCGCCGCGCCCCCCGGCATGTCGAACCACGGCTGGGCGCTCGCGCTCGACCTCGGCGGCGGCATCCAGGGGTACGGCACCGCGCAGTACGAGTGGATGCGGGCCAACGCACCTGCCTACGGCTGGGACAACCCCGAGTGGGCACGCGCCGGCGGCTCGAAGAACGAGCCCTGGCACTGGGAGTACGGCGACCTCTCCTGA
- a CDS encoding threonine/serine exporter family protein: protein MLRALGDEPPPAVDPEPPEVSPDLVPLLRELGTALLDSGRSVTDVGDDLEAVARRSGASTVGTLVLPTGVFVRVSTAGGTVADFAAAAASGLNLDQIGALTTLVHRLRTTDVPLADARAELRAIVERPPRFGAVLTIVGHGLLTIGFGLVLNPTARLLPVYLALGILVGALRWLGTRWPTLATALPVVAAFVVTLLAIDVVHPWLGDDPLSVLVPPLVSFLPGSVLTVAAIELTSNQIVAGASRLVYGVAQLLLLVFGVVAGAAVAGPLVAAPAADQLGWWAPWVGILAVGLGQMYFASSPRGSLPWVLLVLLGAYAAQLAGALAAAPLAGFVGALVIAPLAALVERTPHGPPAAVTTLPAFWLLVPGALSLLGLSDLVNGGPEAAQEIANAVVAVFGIALGTLVGSAVTRDAGRVTRTLFTS, encoded by the coding sequence GTGCTGCGAGCGCTGGGCGACGAGCCGCCCCCCGCGGTCGATCCCGAGCCGCCCGAGGTGTCGCCCGACCTCGTCCCTCTTCTGCGCGAGCTCGGGACCGCCCTGCTCGACTCCGGGCGCTCCGTGACGGACGTCGGGGACGACCTGGAGGCCGTCGCGCGGCGCTCGGGCGCGTCGACCGTCGGCACGCTCGTCCTCCCGACCGGCGTCTTCGTCCGGGTCAGCACCGCGGGCGGCACGGTCGCCGACTTCGCGGCCGCCGCCGCGAGCGGACTCAACCTCGACCAGATCGGGGCGCTCACGACCCTCGTGCACCGCCTGCGCACGACCGACGTCCCGCTCGCCGACGCCCGTGCCGAGCTGCGCGCGATCGTCGAGCGCCCGCCGCGGTTCGGCGCGGTCCTCACGATCGTCGGCCACGGGCTGCTCACGATCGGGTTCGGCCTCGTGCTCAACCCGACCGCCCGGCTCCTGCCGGTCTACCTCGCGCTCGGGATCCTCGTCGGCGCCCTGCGCTGGCTCGGGACGCGGTGGCCGACGCTCGCCACCGCCCTGCCCGTCGTCGCGGCGTTCGTCGTGACGCTCCTGGCGATCGACGTCGTCCACCCCTGGCTGGGCGACGACCCGCTGAGCGTGCTCGTGCCGCCCCTCGTCTCCTTCCTGCCCGGCTCGGTGCTCACGGTCGCCGCGATCGAGCTGACGAGCAACCAGATCGTCGCCGGCGCGAGCCGGCTCGTGTACGGGGTCGCGCAGCTCCTGCTCCTCGTGTTCGGGGTCGTCGCGGGGGCGGCGGTCGCGGGCCCGCTCGTCGCCGCGCCCGCGGCAGACCAGCTCGGGTGGTGGGCGCCGTGGGTGGGGATCCTCGCCGTCGGGCTCGGGCAGATGTACTTCGCGTCGTCGCCGCGCGGCTCGCTCCCCTGGGTGCTGCTCGTCCTGCTCGGCGCGTACGCGGCCCAGCTCGCCGGGGCGCTCGCCGCCGCACCGCTCGCGGGGTTCGTGGGCGCCCTCGTCATCGCGCCGCTCGCCGCGCTCGTGGAGCGGACGCCGCACGGACCGCCCGCCGCCGTCACGACCCTCCCGGCGTTCTGGCTCCTCGTGCCCGGGGCGCTCAGCCTGCTGGGCCTCTCCGACCTGGTGAACGGCGGACCGGAGGCGGCCCAGGAGATCGCGAACGCGGTCGTCGCGGTCTTCGGGATCGCGCTGGGCACCCTGGTCGGTTCGGCGGTCACGCGGGACGCGGGACGGGTGACACGTACCCTCTTCACATCCTGA
- a CDS encoding pilus assembly protein CpaE: MISWELALALRDAGVRWSPASGDRFRLLATGGDGDVFTVSDMTIEPHEFDTGVVLGFNGTTEWALDSVALEDALWHPLEEQLRELLGGTFRALERSAAGYVVRTEVLDDLATFAATDAADAYARALLALVAASTEDPP, translated from the coding sequence ATGATCTCGTGGGAGCTCGCGCTCGCCCTGCGCGACGCGGGCGTGCGGTGGTCCCCGGCGTCGGGCGACCGCTTCCGCCTCCTCGCCACGGGCGGCGACGGCGACGTCTTCACCGTGAGCGACATGACGATCGAGCCGCACGAGTTCGACACCGGCGTCGTGCTCGGCTTCAACGGGACGACCGAGTGGGCGCTCGACTCGGTCGCGCTCGAGGACGCGCTCTGGCACCCGCTCGAGGAGCAGCTCCGGGAGCTGCTCGGAGGGACCTTCCGCGCGCTGGAACGGTCGGCGGCCGGGTACGTCGTGCGCACCGAGGTGCTCGACGACCTCGCGACGTTCGCCGCGACGGACGCGGCCGACGCCTACGCGCGCGCCCTGCTCGCGCTCGTCGCCGCGAGCACCGAGGACCCGCCCTGA
- a CDS encoding antibiotic biosynthesis monooxygenase, whose product MTHDVPEGERRTGGDPARALRPTPPARADHRPLVTPAAGPVTVAIERRVLPENVPAVTRWVQTGVNLANRYPGFLGSGWVRASAGSHDWHMLYRFADATTLDAWETSPDRVRWLAQGRDLVEETRVERRTGIEGWFDAPAASVPAAPGAAAAAAPPRWKQSVSIWLGFFPVNLAFTLLVGALVPAWDAVPVVPRVLATTLVLTPVMTYLVLPRVTRLLAPWLARPPRSRTRGGPEVTAGGSA is encoded by the coding sequence ATGACCCACGACGTCCCCGAGGGCGAGCGGCGGACCGGCGGCGACCCCGCCCGTGCCCTGCGCCCGACCCCGCCCGCCCGTGCCGACCACCGTCCGCTCGTCACCCCCGCCGCCGGGCCGGTGACCGTCGCGATCGAGCGGAGGGTCCTGCCCGAGAACGTCCCCGCGGTCACGCGCTGGGTGCAGACCGGTGTCAACCTCGCCAACCGCTACCCGGGGTTCCTCGGCTCCGGCTGGGTGCGGGCGTCCGCCGGGTCGCACGACTGGCACATGCTCTACCGCTTCGCCGACGCCACCACGCTCGACGCGTGGGAGACGTCGCCGGACCGGGTGCGCTGGCTCGCGCAGGGCCGCGACCTCGTCGAGGAGACGCGGGTCGAGCGGCGCACGGGCATCGAGGGCTGGTTCGACGCCCCGGCGGCGAGCGTGCCGGCGGCGCCGGGTGCTGCGGCAGCGGCGGCGCCTCCGCGCTGGAAGCAGTCGGTGAGCATCTGGCTGGGGTTCTTCCCCGTGAACCTCGCGTTCACCCTCCTCGTCGGGGCGCTCGTCCCGGCGTGGGACGCCGTCCCGGTCGTCCCGCGCGTCCTCGCCACGACGCTCGTCCTCACACCGGTCATGACCTACCTGGTGCTGCCGCGCGTGACGCGGCTCCTGGCGCCGTGGCTCGCCCGCCCGCCGCGGTCCCGCACGAGGGGCGGCCCGGAGGTGACGGCGGGCGGGTCTGCCTAG
- a CDS encoding mechanosensitive ion channel domain-containing protein yields MDAELENTTDVLVTLGAVAAGVVVAFVLGTVISAVVRRAGRRSELARDLSRRLRRPDRAVLTVVAVWVAVRLTTDASTPWRPAVEHLLLIALIVVGAWWVGAIAFVLEDSALQRYRMDTADNRHARRVRTQITVLRRLTVAVIVVCAVAGILLTFPAARAAGASLLASAGLISIVAGLAAQTSLANVFAGMQIAFTDAIRVDDVVVLEGEWGRIEEITMTYVVVHLWDDRRLIMPSTYFTTTPFQNWTRRAADLLGTVELDLDFEVPVGPMRAELRRLLALTDLWDERVGILQVTDAVGGLVRVRALVSAHDAPTLFDLRCFVREGLVDWLQRAAPQGLPRTRLERAADAVDVADDGSAAAASDGARGDVVGPAEDGDGAPVAPARPPRLPAERGSRRADAPVVLGTIRRAGAGAGAAPSEDPTRLVGVVPGPVGRPDERDVGARTGHDAEVPGGTRPLPVVGHDDATPEAAESAFFSGTPEGEERSRAFAGPGQDVIEERERTAEHGAVPDEDATDEARSGDPADDRDGVPGDNGDGDPGDGDRRPRG; encoded by the coding sequence ATGGACGCCGAGCTGGAGAACACGACCGACGTGCTCGTCACGCTGGGCGCGGTCGCGGCGGGTGTCGTCGTCGCGTTCGTCCTGGGGACCGTGATCTCGGCCGTCGTGCGCCGGGCCGGTCGGCGCAGCGAGCTCGCCCGCGACCTCTCCCGGCGGCTGCGCCGACCGGACCGGGCCGTGCTGACCGTCGTCGCGGTGTGGGTCGCGGTCCGCCTCACGACCGACGCCTCGACGCCGTGGCGCCCCGCCGTCGAGCACCTGCTGCTCATCGCGCTCATCGTGGTCGGCGCGTGGTGGGTGGGCGCGATCGCGTTCGTGCTCGAGGACTCCGCGCTGCAGCGCTACCGCATGGACACCGCGGACAACCGGCACGCGCGCCGCGTCCGGACGCAGATCACGGTGCTGCGCCGGCTCACCGTCGCGGTGATCGTCGTGTGCGCGGTCGCGGGCATCCTGCTCACCTTCCCGGCGGCGCGCGCCGCCGGGGCGAGCCTGCTCGCGTCGGCGGGGCTCATCTCGATCGTCGCGGGCCTCGCGGCGCAGACGTCGCTCGCGAACGTGTTCGCAGGGATGCAGATCGCGTTCACCGACGCGATCCGCGTGGACGACGTCGTGGTCCTCGAGGGCGAGTGGGGCCGGATCGAGGAGATCACCATGACGTACGTGGTGGTGCACCTCTGGGACGACCGCCGCCTCATCATGCCGTCCACGTACTTCACGACGACGCCGTTCCAGAACTGGACCCGCCGCGCCGCCGACCTGCTGGGGACCGTCGAGCTCGACCTCGACTTCGAGGTGCCGGTGGGCCCGATGCGGGCCGAGCTGCGGCGTCTGCTCGCGCTCACCGACCTGTGGGACGAGCGCGTCGGCATCCTCCAGGTGACCGACGCCGTCGGGGGCCTCGTGCGGGTCCGCGCCCTCGTGAGCGCGCACGACGCCCCGACGCTGTTCGACCTGCGGTGCTTCGTGCGCGAGGGCCTGGTCGACTGGCTCCAGCGCGCGGCGCCACAAGGTCTGCCGCGCACACGGCTCGAACGGGCGGCGGACGCTGTCGACGTGGCCGACGACGGGTCGGCCGCCGCGGCGAGCGACGGCGCCCGAGGCGACGTGGTGGGCCCCGCCGAGGACGGGGACGGGGCACCCGTCGCCCCGGCGCGCCCGCCTCGCCTGCCCGCCGAGCGTGGCTCGCGGCGGGCCGACGCGCCCGTGGTCCTCGGGACGATCCGGCGCGCGGGAGCGGGCGCGGGCGCCGCGCCGAGCGAGGACCCGACGCGCCTCGTCGGGGTCGTGCCGGGCCCGGTGGGGCGACCGGACGAGCGGGACGTCGGCGCCCGCACCGGACACGACGCCGAGGTGCCGGGAGGGACCCGGCCGCTCCCCGTCGTCGGGCACGACGACGCGACGCCTGAGGCCGCGGAGTCCGCCTTCTTCAGCGGGACCCCCGAGGGGGAGGAGCGGTCGCGCGCGTTCGCGGGGCCGGGCCAGGACGTCATCGAGGAGCGCGAGCGCACGGCCGAGCACGGCGCCGTGCCCGACGAGGACGCCACCGACGAGGCGAGATCGGGCGACCCCGCCGACGACAGGGACGGCGTCCCCGGGGACAACGGGGACGGCGACCCGGGGGACGGCGACCGCCGCCCCCGAGGCTGA
- the surE gene encoding 5'/3'-nucleotidase SurE, which translates to MRAFVTNDDGIDSPGLAVLAGAALDAGYEVVVAAPARESSGASASLLGAELDGRLAVEPRRAPGLPDDVTSYAVRAAPALIAFVAAYGGFGPRPDLLLSGANKGANTGNAILHSGTVGAALSAMTHGIRSLAVSVDAAEPQHWDTARLVTDHVLAWMDDAASRDVPLDRRTLNVNVPDVPPDRLRGLRQAPLATFGLVQANIHEDGDRHLVLQYSGTERHSEPDSDTGLLTRGWATATLLVAPYADATVEVPGLT; encoded by the coding sequence GTGCGCGCCTTCGTGACCAACGACGACGGGATCGACTCGCCCGGCCTGGCGGTGCTCGCCGGGGCGGCGCTCGACGCCGGCTACGAGGTCGTCGTCGCGGCCCCCGCCCGCGAGTCGTCGGGCGCCAGCGCGTCCCTGCTCGGCGCCGAGCTCGACGGCCGGCTCGCCGTCGAGCCACGCCGGGCGCCGGGCCTGCCCGACGACGTGACCTCCTACGCCGTCCGCGCCGCGCCCGCGCTCATCGCCTTCGTCGCCGCCTACGGCGGGTTCGGCCCCCGGCCGGACCTCCTGCTCTCGGGGGCGAACAAGGGCGCCAACACGGGGAACGCGATCCTGCACTCCGGGACGGTGGGCGCGGCGCTGTCGGCGATGACGCACGGGATCCGGTCGCTCGCCGTCTCGGTCGACGCCGCGGAGCCGCAGCACTGGGACACCGCGCGGCTCGTCACCGACCACGTCCTCGCGTGGATGGACGACGCCGCGTCGCGGGACGTCCCGCTCGACCGGCGCACGCTCAACGTCAACGTCCCCGACGTCCCGCCGGACCGGCTGCGCGGGCTGCGGCAGGCTCCGCTCGCGACGTTCGGGCTCGTGCAGGCGAACATCCACGAGGACGGCGACCGGCACCTGGTGCTCCAGTACTCCGGCACGGAGCGGCACTCCGAGCCCGACTCCGACACCGGCCTGCTCACGCGCGGCTGGGCCACCGCGACGCTCCTCGTCGCGCCGTACGCCGACGCGACGGTCGAGGTCCCTGGCCTGACCTGA